The nucleotide window GGAACATGTATAAAGATGTCCAGCGATATGTGGTTCATGGAGAAGATTTTGAAAATCCTGAAGAAAATAATGAATCAAATAAATCATCAGAAAATAAAAAACAATAATTTTTAAAATTGTTTGATATTTTTAGAAGCTATTTATCGATGATAAACAAAAGAGAAGGAAAAAGAAAAGCTCGCTAATATAGAAGTTATTGTAAATAAAAAGACACAAAATATTTGTAAAATGATAATTTACATTATCGCTCTCTAAAACCTTCTAGAAATGTTCTGTGCCTAATATATTTGTTCTGCAACAAAGAGATACACTTTCTACCTTAGCTGTTTCCCTAGCTTTTGAAGTTCCTATCCCATATAGTTCAGATAAAACCCAGTAATTAGGCTAAATAAAAACATTTAATTTGGCAAGTGTCCTTCAAGGGTTAGCAAAGATTTAAAAATTTTTTTATAGATCCTCGCTGGAGGTATTAAGTTGCATCAACTTTTGCGAAGCAAATTGGCGACCGAATGGGAGCAGCCTCCAGTAATGCGAATATATTTTCTATTATATTCTCGCTAATACCTGTAAAAAGCCAATTTACACAAAAATATATTTTCTACTCAAGATGCAAGAAAAGGGATTTATATTTAGTATATTTATTCTAATATACTTATTCATTTTCCATGTGGCCTTAAAAGTGAAATTTATATCCTTACCTAATTTATTTTAGCGGTTTCTTTTTGTGTTTCCATTTCTTCTTTAATTGCTTTTATAAGTTTTTCTCTCACTTCTTCTTCTGAGCCTTTTATTCTACAACCAGCTGCGTCCCTATGGCCGCCACCACCGCATTTTGCAGCTACTTTCTGGACGTTTACTTTGCCTTTTCCTCTAATTGAAATTCTCCATGTCTGATGGTCTGGTTTTTCTATCATTATGAATGCAACTTCAACCCCATCAATTCCTCTTGCAAAATTAACAAATCCTTCTGTATCCTCTTCTGAAGTTTCTGTTTCTTGAAGGAATTGCTGTCTTACGGTAAGAGATGCTATTTTGCCTTCTTCATACATTCTTAAAGTGGATAGCACTTTATTTAAAAGTTGAAGGGTCTGTGGTTTGTTTCTTTCAAATACCATTGAAGATACATATGAAGGGTCAACTCCTTTTTCTACCAGATACTTGGCAAACTCAAACGCTTCCTCATTTACGATGTTATGTTTGAAAGAACCTGTATCTGTGATAAGTCCTGTATAAAGACAGGTTGCAATATCTTTGTCTATCAACTTCTCATCCCATGCTTTAAGAAGCCTTCCGACCACTGTTGTAGTTGAAGGTGCATAAGGATCAACATAATCATTTATGCTTTCAAATACACCACCAATATGATGGTCTATTCTGAGATATTCATTTGCATAAACAGGTGCATCAGTTCTGTACATTCCTGCTGCATCTAATATAACAGCCAGATTAAATTTATGGTTAATTGGGAGTTTTTCTATTTTGTCCACATAAGGCAAGAAATCATATATGTGGGGGACATTATCTTTCATTGCCATTCTGACATTTTTCCCCTGTTTCTTTAAAAACTGATACATTGCAAGCATACTACCTATACCATCACCATCTGGGTTGTGATGGGTGACCAGCAGTATATCTCCTTCTTCTCTTTTAAGTCTTTCTATGGCAGG belongs to Persephonella sp. and includes:
- a CDS encoding bifunctional oligoribonuclease/PAP phosphatase NrnA; this translates as MEKVIPAIERLKREEGDILLVTHHNPDGDGIGSMLAMYQFLKKQGKNVRMAMKDNVPHIYDFLPYVDKIEKLPINHKFNLAVILDAAGMYRTDAPVYANEYLRIDHHIGGVFESINDYVDPYAPSTTTVVGRLLKAWDEKLIDKDIATCLYTGLITDTGSFKHNIVNEEAFEFAKYLVEKGVDPSYVSSMVFERNKPQTLQLLNKVLSTLRMYEEGKIASLTVRQQFLQETETSEEDTEGFVNFARGIDGVEVAFIMIEKPDHQTWRISIRGKGKVNVQKVAAKCGGGGHRDAAGCRIKGSEEEVREKLIKAIKEEMETQKETAKIN